Proteins from a genomic interval of Cucumis melo cultivar AY chromosome 7, USDA_Cmelo_AY_1.0, whole genome shotgun sequence:
- the LOC103492978 gene encoding uncharacterized protein LOC103492978 isoform X2, which yields MAYRYLMSSSNMGLRFMSYPQKNLLTVFSSLSPVTAFASIKTLKGAFSCSYCVRCQFNLDDFSSKKRHLERVYTTNSNGKFSNKQFISVDPQLYEYILSNVREPEILGQLREETASMRGSKMQVSPDQAQLLAMLVQILGAKRCIEVGVYTGYSSLAVALVLPESGRLVACERDLEYLEVAKRYYELAGVSHKVDVRHGLAAYTLKSLIANGEASSYDFAFIDAEKRMNEEYFELLLQLVRVGGLIVIDNVLWYGKVADPMVDDKKTDSIRRLNKKILEDDRVGISMVPIGDGMTICQKR from the exons AT GGCGTATCGTTATTTGATGTCGAGCAGCAACATGGGGCTTCGTTTTATGTCATACCCACAGAAGAATCTGCTGACGGTGTTCTCGTCTCTGTCCCCAGTGACTGCATTTGCCAGTATCAAAACTCTGAAAGGGGCTTTCTCTTGCAGTTATTGTGTTCGCTGTCAATTCAACTTGGATGATTTTAGCAGCAAGAAGAGGCATTTGGAAAGAGTTTACACCACCAACTCAAATGGCAAATTTAGCAATAAGCAGTTTATTAGTGTTGATCCGCAGCTGTATGAGTATATACTCTCCAATGTTCGAGAGCCTGAG ATCCTGGGGCAACTTCGTGAAGAGACTGCCTCAATGCGTGGTAGCAAAATGCAG GTATCCCCTGATCAAGCACAACTTCTTGCAATGCTTGTTCAGATTCTTGGTGCTAAGAGGTGCATCGAAGTGGGTGTTTACACT GGATACTCATCTTTAGCCGTAGCACTAGTCCTGCCAGAATCAGGGCGTTTAGTTGCCTGTGAAAGAGATCTTGAATATCTTGAGGTGgctaaaagatattatgaactTGCCGGTGTTTCACACAAA GTGGATGTGAGGCATGGGCTTGCAGCATATACACTCAAATCACTTATTGCAAATGGTGAAGCTAGCAG CTATGATTTTGCCTTCATCGATGCCGAGAAGAGGATGAACGAGGAATACTTCGAACTACTATTGCAATTG GTCAGGGTCGGAGGCTTAATTGTGATTGACAATGTCCTTTGGTACGGAAAAGTTGCTGACCCCATG GTTGATGACAAGAAGACTGATAGCATTAGGAGACTGAATAAAAAGATATTGGAAGATGATCGAGTTGGAATAAGTATG GTACCAATTGGAGATGGCATGACAATTTGCCAAAAGAGATGA
- the LOC103492978 gene encoding uncharacterized protein LOC103492978 isoform X3: MSSSNMGLRFMSYPQKNLLTVFSSLSPVTAFASIKTLKGAFSCSYCVRCQFNLDDFSSKKRHLERVYTTNSNGKFSNKQFISVDPQLYEYILSNVREPEILGQLREETASMRGSKMQVSPDQAQLLAMLVQILGAKRCIEVGVYTGYSSLAVALVLPESGRLVACERDLEYLEVAKRYYELAGVSHKVDVRHGLAAYTLKSLIANGEASSYDFAFIDAEKRMNEEYFELLLQLVRVGGLIVIDNVLWYGKVADPMVDDKKTDSIRRLNKKILEDDRVGISTNWRWHDNLPKEMNGALK, encoded by the exons ATGTCGAGCAGCAACATGGGGCTTCGTTTTATGTCATACCCACAGAAGAATCTGCTGACGGTGTTCTCGTCTCTGTCCCCAGTGACTGCATTTGCCAGTATCAAAACTCTGAAAGGGGCTTTCTCTTGCAGTTATTGTGTTCGCTGTCAATTCAACTTGGATGATTTTAGCAGCAAGAAGAGGCATTTGGAAAGAGTTTACACCACCAACTCAAATGGCAAATTTAGCAATAAGCAGTTTATTAGTGTTGATCCGCAGCTGTATGAGTATATACTCTCCAATGTTCGAGAGCCTGAG ATCCTGGGGCAACTTCGTGAAGAGACTGCCTCAATGCGTGGTAGCAAAATGCAG GTATCCCCTGATCAAGCACAACTTCTTGCAATGCTTGTTCAGATTCTTGGTGCTAAGAGGTGCATCGAAGTGGGTGTTTACACT GGATACTCATCTTTAGCCGTAGCACTAGTCCTGCCAGAATCAGGGCGTTTAGTTGCCTGTGAAAGAGATCTTGAATATCTTGAGGTGgctaaaagatattatgaactTGCCGGTGTTTCACACAAA GTGGATGTGAGGCATGGGCTTGCAGCATATACACTCAAATCACTTATTGCAAATGGTGAAGCTAGCAG CTATGATTTTGCCTTCATCGATGCCGAGAAGAGGATGAACGAGGAATACTTCGAACTACTATTGCAATTG GTCAGGGTCGGAGGCTTAATTGTGATTGACAATGTCCTTTGGTACGGAAAAGTTGCTGACCCCATG GTTGATGACAAGAAGACTGATAGCATTAGGAGACTGAATAAAAAGATATTGGAAGATGATCGAGTTGGAATAA GTACCAATTGGAGATGGCATGACAATTTGCCAAAAGAGATGAATGGTGCGTTGAAATGA
- the LOC103492978 gene encoding uncharacterized protein LOC103492978 isoform X1, which translates to MAYRYLMSSSNMGLRFMSYPQKNLLTVFSSLSPVTAFASIKTLKGAFSCSYCVRCQFNLDDFSSKKRHLERVYTTNSNGKFSNKQFISVDPQLYEYILSNVREPEILGQLREETASMRGSKMQVSPDQAQLLAMLVQILGAKRCIEVGVYTGYSSLAVALVLPESGRLVACERDLEYLEVAKRYYELAGVSHKVDVRHGLAAYTLKSLIANGEASSYDFAFIDAEKRMNEEYFELLLQLVRVGGLIVIDNVLWYGKVADPMVDDKKTDSIRRLNKKILEDDRVGISTNWRWHDNLPKEMNGALK; encoded by the exons AT GGCGTATCGTTATTTGATGTCGAGCAGCAACATGGGGCTTCGTTTTATGTCATACCCACAGAAGAATCTGCTGACGGTGTTCTCGTCTCTGTCCCCAGTGACTGCATTTGCCAGTATCAAAACTCTGAAAGGGGCTTTCTCTTGCAGTTATTGTGTTCGCTGTCAATTCAACTTGGATGATTTTAGCAGCAAGAAGAGGCATTTGGAAAGAGTTTACACCACCAACTCAAATGGCAAATTTAGCAATAAGCAGTTTATTAGTGTTGATCCGCAGCTGTATGAGTATATACTCTCCAATGTTCGAGAGCCTGAG ATCCTGGGGCAACTTCGTGAAGAGACTGCCTCAATGCGTGGTAGCAAAATGCAG GTATCCCCTGATCAAGCACAACTTCTTGCAATGCTTGTTCAGATTCTTGGTGCTAAGAGGTGCATCGAAGTGGGTGTTTACACT GGATACTCATCTTTAGCCGTAGCACTAGTCCTGCCAGAATCAGGGCGTTTAGTTGCCTGTGAAAGAGATCTTGAATATCTTGAGGTGgctaaaagatattatgaactTGCCGGTGTTTCACACAAA GTGGATGTGAGGCATGGGCTTGCAGCATATACACTCAAATCACTTATTGCAAATGGTGAAGCTAGCAG CTATGATTTTGCCTTCATCGATGCCGAGAAGAGGATGAACGAGGAATACTTCGAACTACTATTGCAATTG GTCAGGGTCGGAGGCTTAATTGTGATTGACAATGTCCTTTGGTACGGAAAAGTTGCTGACCCCATG GTTGATGACAAGAAGACTGATAGCATTAGGAGACTGAATAAAAAGATATTGGAAGATGATCGAGTTGGAATAA GTACCAATTGGAGATGGCATGACAATTTGCCAAAAGAGATGAATGGTGCGTTGAAATGA
- the LOC103492978 gene encoding tricin synthase 1-like isoform X4, translating into MAYRYLMSSSNMGLRFMSYPQKNLLTVFSSLSPVTAFASIKTLKGAFSCSYCVRCQFNLDDFSSKKRHLERVYTTNSNGKFSNKQFISVDPQLYEYILSNVREPEILGQLREETASMRGSKMQGYSSLAVALVLPESGRLVACERDLEYLEVAKRYYELAGVSHKVDVRHGLAAYTLKSLIANGEASSYDFAFIDAEKRMNEEYFELLLQLVRVGGLIVIDNVLWYGKVADPMVDDKKTDSIRRLNKKILEDDRVGISTNWRWHDNLPKEMNGALK; encoded by the exons AT GGCGTATCGTTATTTGATGTCGAGCAGCAACATGGGGCTTCGTTTTATGTCATACCCACAGAAGAATCTGCTGACGGTGTTCTCGTCTCTGTCCCCAGTGACTGCATTTGCCAGTATCAAAACTCTGAAAGGGGCTTTCTCTTGCAGTTATTGTGTTCGCTGTCAATTCAACTTGGATGATTTTAGCAGCAAGAAGAGGCATTTGGAAAGAGTTTACACCACCAACTCAAATGGCAAATTTAGCAATAAGCAGTTTATTAGTGTTGATCCGCAGCTGTATGAGTATATACTCTCCAATGTTCGAGAGCCTGAG ATCCTGGGGCAACTTCGTGAAGAGACTGCCTCAATGCGTGGTAGCAAAATGCAG GGATACTCATCTTTAGCCGTAGCACTAGTCCTGCCAGAATCAGGGCGTTTAGTTGCCTGTGAAAGAGATCTTGAATATCTTGAGGTGgctaaaagatattatgaactTGCCGGTGTTTCACACAAA GTGGATGTGAGGCATGGGCTTGCAGCATATACACTCAAATCACTTATTGCAAATGGTGAAGCTAGCAG CTATGATTTTGCCTTCATCGATGCCGAGAAGAGGATGAACGAGGAATACTTCGAACTACTATTGCAATTG GTCAGGGTCGGAGGCTTAATTGTGATTGACAATGTCCTTTGGTACGGAAAAGTTGCTGACCCCATG GTTGATGACAAGAAGACTGATAGCATTAGGAGACTGAATAAAAAGATATTGGAAGATGATCGAGTTGGAATAA GTACCAATTGGAGATGGCATGACAATTTGCCAAAAGAGATGAATGGTGCGTTGAAATGA
- the LOC103492978 gene encoding uncharacterized protein LOC103492978 isoform X5, producing MAYRYLMSSSNMGLRFMSYPQKNLLTVFSSLSPVTAFASIKTLKGAFSCSYCVRCQFNLDDFSSKKRHLERVYTTNSNGKFSNKQFISVDPQLYEYILSNVREPEILGQLREETASMRGSKMQGYSSLAVALVLPESGRLVACERDLEYLEVAKRYYELAGVSHKVDVRHGLAAYTLKSLIANGEASSYDFAFIDAEKRMNEEYFELLLQLVRVGGLIVIDNVLWYGKVADPMVDDKKTDSIRRLNKKILEDDRVGISMVPIGDGMTICQKR from the exons AT GGCGTATCGTTATTTGATGTCGAGCAGCAACATGGGGCTTCGTTTTATGTCATACCCACAGAAGAATCTGCTGACGGTGTTCTCGTCTCTGTCCCCAGTGACTGCATTTGCCAGTATCAAAACTCTGAAAGGGGCTTTCTCTTGCAGTTATTGTGTTCGCTGTCAATTCAACTTGGATGATTTTAGCAGCAAGAAGAGGCATTTGGAAAGAGTTTACACCACCAACTCAAATGGCAAATTTAGCAATAAGCAGTTTATTAGTGTTGATCCGCAGCTGTATGAGTATATACTCTCCAATGTTCGAGAGCCTGAG ATCCTGGGGCAACTTCGTGAAGAGACTGCCTCAATGCGTGGTAGCAAAATGCAG GGATACTCATCTTTAGCCGTAGCACTAGTCCTGCCAGAATCAGGGCGTTTAGTTGCCTGTGAAAGAGATCTTGAATATCTTGAGGTGgctaaaagatattatgaactTGCCGGTGTTTCACACAAA GTGGATGTGAGGCATGGGCTTGCAGCATATACACTCAAATCACTTATTGCAAATGGTGAAGCTAGCAG CTATGATTTTGCCTTCATCGATGCCGAGAAGAGGATGAACGAGGAATACTTCGAACTACTATTGCAATTG GTCAGGGTCGGAGGCTTAATTGTGATTGACAATGTCCTTTGGTACGGAAAAGTTGCTGACCCCATG GTTGATGACAAGAAGACTGATAGCATTAGGAGACTGAATAAAAAGATATTGGAAGATGATCGAGTTGGAATAAGTATG GTACCAATTGGAGATGGCATGACAATTTGCCAAAAGAGATGA